In Paracoccaceae bacterium Fryx2, a single genomic region encodes these proteins:
- the rsgA gene encoding ribosome small subunit-dependent GTPase A, whose amino-acid sequence MSPPDPLAALGWSDFFAAQVADEERGAFTPMRLSTVHRARLTALSPGRAEAIRLTLPTHSATTDFAVGDWVLVDPETRLLHRRLERHTLLDRRTAASPAPQLIAANVDTLFIVTSCNADFNPARLERYLALANEAGTEPVLLLTKADTVADAADYLAQARALQRGLVALTLNAKAPDAGALLAPWCGPGRTVALIGSSGVGKSTLLNTLAGPEQDAPQETGDIRERDAKGRHTTTSRSLHAIAGGGWVIDTPGMRSLQVSDVAGGLDTLFAEITELAPLCRFRDCTHAHEPGCAVQAAIASGTLDPARLDRWRKLHGENTDNTPVTTRRGLRDAAAALPKKKRPKV is encoded by the coding sequence ATGAGCCCGCCTGACCCGCTGGCCGCGCTTGGATGGTCCGATTTCTTCGCCGCGCAAGTCGCAGACGAGGAACGCGGCGCCTTCACCCCGATGCGCCTCTCCACCGTCCACCGCGCCCGGCTGACCGCCCTGTCGCCCGGCCGGGCGGAGGCGATCCGGCTGACCCTGCCCACCCACTCCGCCACCACCGATTTCGCGGTGGGCGACTGGGTGCTGGTCGATCCCGAAACGCGCCTGCTGCACCGCCGCCTCGAACGGCACACCCTGCTCGACCGCCGCACCGCCGCCAGCCCCGCGCCGCAGCTGATCGCGGCGAATGTCGACACGCTGTTCATCGTCACCTCCTGCAACGCCGATTTCAACCCGGCGCGACTGGAACGCTACCTCGCGCTGGCCAACGAGGCAGGCACCGAGCCGGTGCTGCTGCTGACCAAGGCCGACACGGTGGCCGACGCCGCCGATTATCTGGCGCAGGCCCGGGCGCTGCAACGCGGGCTGGTGGCGCTGACGCTGAACGCCAAGGCGCCGGATGCCGGGGCCCTGCTCGCACCATGGTGCGGCCCGGGACGGACGGTGGCGCTGATCGGGTCTTCCGGGGTGGGCAAATCGACGCTGCTCAACACGCTGGCAGGCCCTGAGCAGGACGCGCCGCAGGAAACCGGCGACATCCGCGAACGCGATGCCAAGGGCCGCCACACCACCACGTCGCGCTCGCTGCACGCCATTGCGGGGGGCGGCTGGGTGATCGACACGCCGGGGATGCGCTCGCTTCAGGTCAGCGACGTGGCGGGCGGCCTCGACACCCTGTTCGCCGAGATCACCGAACTGGCACCGCTCTGCCGCTTCCGCGATTGCACCCACGCGCACGAACCGGGCTGCGCCGTGCAGGCTGCCATCGCATCAGGCACGCTCGACCCAGCGCGGCTCGACCGCTGGCGCAAGCTGCACGGCGAGAACACCGACAACACGCCGGTGACCACCCGCCGCGGCCTGCGTGACGCCGCCGCCGCCCTGCCGAAGAAAAAGCGCCCGAAGGTCTGA
- a CDS encoding DNA polymerase III subunit gamma/tau, with protein sequence MSETPAYQVLARKYRPATFADLIGQEAMVRTLKNAFAADRIAHAFVMTGVRGVGKTTTARIIAKGLNCVGPDGQGGPTTEPCGQCEPCRAIAEGRHVDVMEMDAASRTGVGDIREIIDSVHYRTASARYKIYIIDEVHMLSTSAFNALLKTLEEPPAHVKFIFATTEIRKVPVTVLSRCQRFDLKRIEPEVMMAHLARIAALEGASLAPDAMALITRAAEGSVRDAMSLMDQAIAHGAGETSAAQVRAMLGLADRGRVLDLFDLIMQGNAAAALTELSGQYADGADPMAVLRDLAEITHWISVIKITPEAAEDPTTPPDERARGLDMAQRLPMRALTRMWQMLLKALEEVALAPNAMMAAEMAVIRLTHVAELPDPESLIRKLQSLPQPTAAAPPAGGGTTAPSTRMQATPRGPGSATMSGAATAVALAEGGLATYARFEQVVELIREKRDMKLYCEVEACLRLARYSPGRIEFQPTPDAPPDLASRLAQRLQVWTGARWGVSLVNTGGAATLAEDRDRERREAEADALENPLVQAVLAAFPGAQITAIRSPEALAASAAIEALPEVEDEWDPFEDN encoded by the coding sequence ATGTCCGAAACGCCCGCCTACCAGGTCCTCGCGCGCAAGTATCGCCCCGCCACCTTCGCCGACCTGATCGGACAAGAGGCGATGGTGCGCACGCTGAAGAACGCCTTCGCCGCCGACCGCATCGCCCATGCCTTCGTGATGACCGGGGTGCGCGGGGTGGGCAAGACCACCACCGCCCGCATCATCGCCAAGGGACTGAACTGCGTCGGCCCCGACGGCCAGGGCGGCCCGACGACCGAGCCTTGCGGGCAATGCGAGCCCTGCCGCGCCATCGCCGAAGGCCGCCACGTCGACGTGATGGAGATGGACGCCGCCTCGCGCACCGGCGTCGGCGACATCCGCGAGATCATCGACTCGGTCCACTACCGCACTGCTTCGGCGCGCTACAAGATCTACATCATCGACGAAGTCCACATGCTCTCGACCAGCGCCTTCAACGCGCTGCTGAAAACGCTGGAAGAACCGCCCGCCCATGTGAAGTTCATCTTCGCCACCACCGAGATCCGCAAGGTGCCGGTCACCGTGCTGTCGCGCTGCCAGCGCTTCGACCTGAAGCGGATCGAGCCCGAGGTGATGATGGCACACCTCGCGCGCATCGCCGCGCTGGAAGGGGCAAGCCTCGCCCCCGACGCCATGGCGCTGATCACCCGCGCCGCCGAAGGCTCGGTGCGCGACGCGATGAGTCTGATGGATCAGGCGATTGCCCATGGCGCCGGGGAGACCAGCGCCGCGCAGGTGCGCGCCATGCTGGGGCTGGCCGACCGCGGCCGGGTGCTCGACCTGTTCGACCTGATCATGCAGGGCAACGCCGCCGCCGCCCTGACCGAGCTTTCCGGCCAATATGCCGATGGCGCCGACCCGATGGCCGTGCTGCGCGATCTGGCCGAGATCACCCACTGGATCTCGGTGATCAAGATCACGCCCGAGGCCGCCGAAGACCCGACCACCCCGCCCGACGAACGGGCGCGCGGGCTCGACATGGCGCAGCGCCTGCCGATGCGTGCCCTGACCCGGATGTGGCAGATGCTGCTGAAGGCACTGGAAGAGGTGGCGCTGGCCCCGAACGCCATGATGGCGGCCGAGATGGCGGTGATCCGCCTGACGCATGTTGCCGAGTTGCCCGACCCGGAGAGCCTGATCCGCAAATTGCAGTCGCTGCCGCAGCCGACAGCGGCCGCACCCCCCGCAGGGGGCGGCACGACGGCCCCGTCCACCCGGATGCAGGCCACGCCGCGCGGCCCCGGTTCTGCGACGATGTCGGGCGCGGCCACGGCCGTGGCGCTGGCCGAGGGCGGTCTTGCCACCTATGCCCGCTTCGAGCAGGTGGTCGAACTGATCCGCGAAAAGCGCGACATGAAGCTTTACTGCGAGGTCGAGGCCTGCCTGCGCCTTGCCCGCTATTCCCCCGGCCGGATCGAGTTCCAACCCACCCCCGACGCCCCGCCCGATCTCGCCTCGCGCCTCGCGCAGCGGCTGCAGGTCTGGACCGGGGCGCGCTGGGGGGTTTCGCTGGTCAACACCGGCGGGGCGGCGACGCTGGCCGAAGACCGCGACCGCGAACGCCGCGAGGCCGAGGCCGACGCGCTGGAAAACCCGCTGGTGCAGGCGGTGCTGGCCGCCTTTCCCGGCGCGCAGATCACCGCGATCCGCAGCCCCGAGGCGCTGGCCGCCAGTGCCGCGATCGAGGCGCTGCCCGAGGTCGAGGATGAATGGGACCCCTTCGAGGACAACTGA
- a CDS encoding YbaB/EbfC family nucleoid-associated protein — MLKGLGGLGDMAKMMKAAQELQTKMAEMQEELDRIVVIGESGAGLVRARATAKGVLTGLEIDPSIFVASEKEVVEDLILAAIKDAQAKAAARSQQEMGRLTEGMGLPAGMKLPF, encoded by the coding sequence ATGCTGAAAGGTTTGGGCGGGCTGGGCGACATGGCCAAGATGATGAAGGCCGCGCAGGAACTGCAGACCAAGATGGCCGAGATGCAGGAGGAACTCGACCGGATCGTGGTGATCGGTGAATCCGGCGCAGGGCTGGTGCGGGCGCGGGCGACGGCGAAGGGCGTGCTGACCGGGCTGGAGATCGACCCGTCGATCTTCGTCGCCTCGGAAAAGGAGGTCGTGGAAGACCTGATCCTCGCCGCGATCAAGGACGCGCAGGCGAAGGCGGCGGCGCGCAGCCAGCAGGAGATGGGGCGGCTGACCGAAGGGATGGGCCTGCCCGCGGGCATGAAGCTGCCGTTCTGA
- the recR gene encoding recombination mediator RecR: MTDAPREIEALIDLMARLPGLGPRSARRAVLALLKKRGALMAPLAQALAGVAASARDCGVCGNIGTADICAICGDPRRQTGEICVVEDVADLWAMERGGAFKGRYHVLGGTLSALDSVGPEELRIPRLVGRVAAEGVTEVILALNATVDGQTTAHYIADVLGGSGVSVTSLAQGVPIGGELDYLDDGTIGAALRARKRF; this comes from the coding sequence ATGACCGACGCCCCGCGCGAGATCGAGGCGCTGATCGACCTGATGGCGCGGCTGCCCGGTCTTGGGCCCCGGTCGGCGCGGCGGGCGGTGCTGGCCTTGCTGAAGAAGCGGGGGGCGTTGATGGCGCCGCTGGCGCAGGCTTTGGCGGGGGTGGCGGCCTCGGCGCGCGATTGCGGGGTCTGCGGCAATATCGGGACGGCGGATATCTGCGCGATCTGCGGCGATCCGCGGCGGCAGACGGGGGAGATCTGCGTGGTCGAGGACGTGGCCGACCTGTGGGCGATGGAACGGGGGGGCGCGTTCAAGGGGCGCTATCATGTGCTGGGGGGCACCCTTTCGGCGCTCGACTCGGTCGGGCCGGAGGAGCTGCGCATCCCCCGGCTGGTCGGCCGGGTCGCGGCGGAGGGGGTGACGGAGGTCATTCTGGCGCTGAACGCGACCGTGGACGGGCAGACGACGGCCCATTACATCGCCGACGTTCTGGGCGGCTCGGGCGTCTCGGTCACCTCGCTGGCCCAGGGAGTGCCGATCGGGGGGGAACTGGATTATCTGGACGACGGGACGATCGGGGCGGCACTGCGGGCCCGGAAGCGGTTCTGA
- a CDS encoding IS5 family transposase, which produces MSRPIPPAYKTRNWPAYNEALKRRGSLTIWFDTAMIWEAAPTGKRGRQPDYSDAAIQTCLTIKVLFGMALRQTTGFVESLLGLIDLDWAVPNFSTLSRRQKTLKVNIPHRGSQGPLHLLIDSTGIKVEGEGEWNARKHGGTKRRVWRKIHIGIDEKTLEIRAAEFTTSDVGDAPMLPELLDQIPPDQEIASVTADGAFDTRKCHDAIAARGAAAIIPPRKNAKPWKPDTPGAIARNEALRASKRFGRTIWRRWSGYHRRSRVETKMHCVKLLGQRLMARDFDRQVAEFQVRVAVLNGFTALGIPVTEAVG; this is translated from the coding sequence ATGAGCAGACCCATACCCCCCGCCTACAAGACCAGGAACTGGCCCGCCTATAACGAAGCGCTGAAGCGCCGCGGCTCGCTGACGATCTGGTTTGATACCGCCATGATCTGGGAGGCTGCGCCGACAGGTAAGCGCGGCCGACAGCCTGACTATAGCGATGCCGCGATCCAGACCTGCCTGACCATCAAGGTGTTGTTTGGCATGGCGCTCAGACAGACGACTGGCTTCGTCGAAAGCCTGCTGGGGCTCATCGATTTGGATTGGGCTGTGCCCAATTTCAGCACGCTGAGCCGTCGCCAGAAGACCCTGAAGGTCAACATCCCCCACCGCGGCTCGCAAGGCCCGCTGCATCTTCTGATCGATAGCACCGGGATCAAGGTTGAAGGCGAAGGTGAATGGAATGCGCGCAAGCACGGCGGCACCAAACGTCGGGTCTGGCGCAAGATTCACATCGGGATAGACGAGAAAACACTGGAAATCCGCGCAGCCGAGTTCACCACCAGCGATGTCGGTGACGCGCCGATGCTGCCCGAACTGCTCGACCAGATCCCGCCCGATCAGGAGATCGCCAGCGTCACCGCTGATGGCGCCTTCGACACACGCAAGTGTCACGACGCCATCGCCGCCCGCGGTGCGGCCGCCATCATTCCGCCCCGCAAGAACGCCAAGCCATGGAAGCCCGACACCCCCGGGGCAATCGCCCGCAACGAAGCCCTACGCGCGTCGAAACGCTTCGGCCGAACCATCTGGCGACGATGGAGCGGTTATCACCGCCGAAGCCGCGTCGAGACGAAGATGCACTGCGTCAAATTGCTGGGTCAGCGCCTCATGGCGCGGGACTTTGACCGTCAGGTCGCCGAGTTTCAGGTCCGTGTAGCCGTGCTGAACGGCTTCACGGCGCTCGGTATACCCGTCACTGAAGCCGTGGGATGA
- a CDS encoding DUF1013 domain-containing protein — translation MTKPLMAKATAVWLVDNTTLSFRQVAEFCGMHELEVQGIADGDVATGVKGFDPVANNQLDPIEIERGQKDPLYKLRLKFNASAVGEEKRRGPRYTPLSKRQDRPAAILWLVKFHPELTDGQVGKLVGTTKPTIQSIRERTHWNIGSITPIDPVALGLCRQSELDAAVQTAARKKAADGTVMSDDERRKLVSTEQSLGMAPEPKMPSGLGAMERFTRRDEEEKPADFSDADSFFNLPHGDDDEEEEDKR, via the coding sequence ATGACCAAGCCGCTCATGGCCAAGGCGACCGCCGTCTGGCTGGTGGACAACACGACGCTCAGCTTCCGTCAGGTGGCCGAATTCTGCGGGATGCATGAACTCGAGGTGCAGGGCATTGCCGACGGCGACGTGGCCACCGGCGTCAAGGGCTTCGACCCCGTCGCCAACAACCAGCTTGATCCCATCGAGATCGAGCGTGGTCAGAAAGACCCGCTCTACAAGCTCCGCCTCAAGTTCAACGCCTCGGCGGTGGGTGAGGAAAAGCGCCGCGGCCCGCGCTACACCCCGCTCTCCAAGCGGCAGGACCGGCCCGCCGCGATCCTCTGGCTGGTGAAATTCCACCCCGAGCTGACCGATGGTCAGGTCGGCAAGCTGGTCGGCACCACCAAGCCCACCATCCAGTCGATCCGCGAGCGCACGCACTGGAACATCGGCTCCATCACCCCCATCGACCCGGTCGCCCTCGGCCTCTGCCGCCAGTCGGAACTTGACGCCGCCGTGCAGACCGCCGCCCGCAAGAAGGCCGCCGACGGCACCGTTATGTCGGATGACGAACGCCGCAAGCTGGTCTCGACCGAGCAATCCCTCGGCATGGCGCCCGAGCCCAAGATGCCCTCCGGCCTCGGCGCGATGGAACGCTTCACCCGCCGCGACGAAGAAGAAAAACCCGCCGACTTTTCCGACGCCGACAGCTTCTTCAACCTGCCCCACGGCGACGACGACGAGGAAGAAGAAGACAAGCGCTGA
- a CDS encoding ribonuclease T2, giving the protein MRLGVVALLGLLMAGPVRAEGEAAGDFDYYVLALSWSATWCALEGDARGDAQCARGRGLTFTLHGLWPQHEAGWPSYCRTGVRDPSRAETAAMADVMGGAGLAWHQWKKHGRCSGLTAQGYFAVMRRALAGVRIPAVFAGVDRDLRLPAAVVEEAFVEANPGLSGDMVTVTCTRGRVQEVRICLDRDLAPRRCGADVRRDCALADALLGAVR; this is encoded by the coding sequence ATGCGCCTGGGGGTCGTTGCATTGCTGGGGCTGCTGATGGCCGGGCCGGTGCGGGCCGAGGGCGAGGCGGCGGGGGATTTCGACTATTACGTGCTGGCGCTGTCATGGTCGGCAACGTGGTGCGCGCTGGAAGGGGATGCGCGGGGCGATGCGCAATGCGCGCGGGGGCGGGGGCTGACCTTCACGCTGCACGGGCTGTGGCCGCAGCACGAGGCGGGCTGGCCGAGCTATTGCCGGACGGGGGTGCGCGACCCGTCGCGGGCGGAAACGGCGGCGATGGCGGATGTGATGGGCGGGGCGGGGCTGGCCTGGCACCAGTGGAAGAAGCACGGGCGCTGTTCGGGGCTGACGGCGCAGGGGTATTTCGCGGTGATGCGGCGGGCGCTGGCGGGGGTGCGGATTCCGGCGGTGTTCGCGGGGGTGGACCGCGACCTGCGGCTGCCCGCGGCGGTGGTGGAGGAGGCGTTCGTCGAGGCCAATCCCGGGCTGTCGGGCGACATGGTGACGGTGACCTGCACGCGGGGTCGGGTGCAGGAGGTGCGGATCTGCCTTGACCGCGACCTGGCGCCGCGGCGCTGCGGGGCGGATGTGCGGCGCGATTGCGCGCTGGCGGACGCGCTGCTGGGGGCGGTGCGGTAG
- a CDS encoding NAD(P)H-quinone oxidoreductase, with amino-acid sequence MMIPATLPHAMLAMEIHEPGGPDVLKPCSVPVPVPGHGQIVIRIAYAGVNRPDALQRAGAYAPPPAASPLPGLEASGHVAAIGPGVTRWALGDAVCALLPGGGYAEYALTRADHALPVPAGMSLREAACLPETCFTVWSNVVMRGGLRAGERFLVHGGTSGIGTTAIQIARALGARVFATAGSDKKCDTCRDLGAEVAVNYRDADFVAAVRAEGGADLILDMVGGSYLPRNVKALADDGRLVQIAFLTGARVELNFAELMTRRLTLTGSTLRPQSDLAKARIAREVETHVWPMIARGAFAPVMDSEYPLDQAATAHWRIESAHIGKIVLKVDQGE; translated from the coding sequence ATGATGATCCCTGCGACGCTGCCCCACGCCATGCTGGCGATGGAAATCCATGAGCCCGGCGGGCCGGACGTTCTGAAACCCTGCTCGGTGCCGGTGCCGGTGCCGGGGCATGGCCAGATCGTGATCCGCATCGCCTATGCCGGGGTCAACCGCCCCGACGCGCTGCAACGGGCGGGTGCCTACGCGCCGCCGCCCGCCGCCTCGCCGCTGCCGGGGCTGGAGGCTTCGGGCCATGTCGCCGCCATCGGCCCCGGCGTCACCCGCTGGGCGCTGGGCGATGCGGTCTGCGCCCTGCTACCGGGCGGCGGCTATGCCGAATATGCCCTGACCCGGGCCGACCACGCCCTGCCGGTGCCCGCGGGCATGTCGCTGCGCGAGGCCGCCTGCCTGCCTGAAACCTGCTTCACCGTCTGGTCCAACGTGGTGATGCGCGGCGGCCTGCGCGCGGGCGAGCGGTTTCTGGTGCATGGCGGCACCTCGGGCATCGGCACCACCGCGATCCAGATCGCCCGGGCGCTGGGCGCGCGGGTCTTCGCCACCGCCGGCTCCGACAAGAAATGCGACACCTGCCGCGATCTGGGGGCCGAGGTCGCGGTGAACTACCGCGACGCCGATTTCGTCGCCGCCGTGCGGGCGGAAGGCGGGGCAGACCTGATCCTCGACATGGTCGGCGGCAGCTACCTGCCGCGCAACGTCAAGGCGCTGGCCGATGACGGGCGGCTGGTGCAGATCGCCTTCCTCACCGGCGCCAGGGTCGAGCTGAACTTCGCCGAACTTATGACCCGCCGCCTGACCCTCACCGGCTCCACCCTGAGGCCGCAATCCGATCTGGCCAAGGCCCGCATCGCCCGCGAGGTCGAAACCCACGTCTGGCCGATGATCGCCCGCGGCGCCTTCGCCCCGGTGATGGACAGCGAATACCCGCTGGATCAGGCCGCGACCGCACACTGGCGGATCGAAAGCGCCCACATCGGCAAGATCGTGCTGAAGGTGGATCAGGGGGAATGA
- a CDS encoding COQ9 family protein has product MTNEMGLEGAKAAILQAALVHVPFDGWSEATLRAALGDSGLDPALGRALFPRGGVDLALAYHEAGDAAMLDRLAATDLGAMRYRDRVAFAIRARLDAVEDKELVRRGSALFALPQYAADGARAVWDTADAIWRALGDTSTDLNWYSKRATLSGVYAATVLYWLGDDSPGQQATAEFLDRRIDNVMQVEKLKSSLRKNPLGKAMMDGPLKVFDRVKAPVPPTDLPGSLGN; this is encoded by the coding sequence ATGACGAACGAAATGGGACTCGAGGGCGCGAAAGCGGCCATTTTGCAGGCCGCACTGGTGCATGTGCCGTTCGACGGCTGGTCCGAGGCCACCTTGCGCGCCGCGCTGGGTGATTCGGGGCTGGACCCGGCGCTGGGGCGTGCGCTGTTTCCGCGCGGCGGCGTCGACCTGGCGCTGGCCTATCACGAGGCGGGCGACGCGGCGATGCTCGACCGGCTGGCGGCGACCGATCTTGGCGCGATGCGCTACCGCGACCGGGTCGCCTTTGCCATCCGCGCCCGGCTCGACGCGGTCGAGGACAAGGAACTGGTGCGCCGGGGCAGCGCGCTGTTTGCCCTGCCGCAATACGCCGCCGACGGGGCGCGGGCGGTCTGGGACACAGCCGATGCGATCTGGCGCGCGCTGGGCGACACCTCGACCGACCTCAACTGGTATTCCAAGCGCGCCACGCTCTCGGGCGTCTATGCCGCGACGGTGCTTTACTGGCTGGGCGACGACAGTCCGGGGCAACAGGCAACCGCCGAATTCCTCGACCGCCGCATCGACAACGTCATGCAGGTCGAGAAACTCAAGTCCAGCCTGCGCAAGAACCCCCTGGGCAAGGCCATGATGGACGGCCCGCTGAAGGTGTTCGACCGGGTGAAGGCCCCGGTGCCGCCCACCGACCTGCCCGGCAGCCTTGGCAACTGA
- the rpsU gene encoding 30S ribosomal protein S21 has protein sequence MQVSVRDNNVEQALRALKKKLQREGVFREMKLKQHFEKPSVKRAREQAEAVRRARKLARKKAQREGGL, from the coding sequence ATGCAGGTCAGCGTCCGCGACAACAACGTCGAGCAAGCCCTCCGGGCCCTCAAGAAAAAGCTCCAGCGCGAAGGCGTGTTCCGCGAAATGAAGCTCAAGCAGCATTTCGAGAAACCCTCCGTCAAGCGCGCCCGCGAGCAAGCCGAAGCCGTGCGCCGTGCGCGCAAGCTCGCGCGCAAGAAGGCACAGCGTGAAGGCGGTCTCTAA
- a CDS encoding phosphatidylserine decarboxylase, whose protein sequence is MSQSMLSTFIKPMHREGYRFVAIFAAVSLILFFLWEPLGWIGAGLTAWCYYFFRDPDRMTPVREGLVISPADGVVSLIEPAVPPEELGLGPEPRLRVSVFMNVFNCHVNRAPVAGTFTKIAYRPGKFLNASLDKASVDNERNALVIRMADGRDLAVVQIAGLVARRIVCEVKEGAATRTGQRFGMIRFGSRLDVYLPDGVAPLVSLGQTTVAGETVLADLAGTEPRRLAEVR, encoded by the coding sequence ATGTCACAAAGCATGCTGTCCACCTTCATCAAGCCGATGCACCGCGAGGGGTATCGGTTCGTGGCGATCTTTGCCGCGGTTTCGTTGATCCTGTTCTTCCTGTGGGAACCGCTGGGCTGGATCGGGGCGGGCCTGACGGCGTGGTGCTACTACTTCTTCCGCGACCCCGACCGGATGACGCCGGTGCGCGAGGGGCTGGTCATCAGCCCCGCCGATGGCGTGGTATCGCTGATCGAACCCGCCGTGCCGCCCGAGGAACTGGGGCTGGGGCCCGAGCCGCGGCTGCGGGTGTCGGTGTTCATGAACGTGTTCAACTGCCATGTGAACCGCGCGCCGGTGGCGGGCACCTTCACCAAGATCGCCTACCGGCCCGGCAAGTTCCTCAACGCCTCGCTCGACAAGGCGAGCGTTGACAATGAACGCAACGCGCTGGTGATCCGCATGGCCGATGGCCGCGACCTGGCGGTGGTGCAGATCGCGGGCCTCGTGGCGCGGCGCATCGTGTGCGAAGTCAAGGAAGGCGCCGCCACCCGCACCGGGCAACGGTTCGGCATGATCCGCTTCGGGTCGCGGCTGGATGTCTACCTGCCCGACGGGGTGGCGCCGCTGGTCAGCCTGGGGCAGACCACCGTTGCGGGCGAAACCGTGCTGGCCGATCTGGCGGGCACCGAACCGCGCCGCCTGGCAGAGGTGCGCTGA
- the pssA gene encoding CDP-diacylglycerol--serine O-phosphatidyltransferase yields the protein MIERPKDTLPLLLFLPNVITILGLCAGLTAIRFIMVGRFDFAVMLIIFAAVIDGLDGLLARRLNAQSTIGAELDTLADFLSFGVAPALLVFQFALAGTYSTNWIFVLVYTICACLRLARFNVHRDAPQPVGKPHFIGVPAPGGALLALLPVFLTLQGTLDATNFPMAYGVYLGLVGVLMTSRVPTLSSKAVRVPRDKSKLVLIGAAIFMGLLVTRFWLLMVLVGIAYMCVILWNVFNYLRGRPI from the coding sequence ATGATCGAACGGCCCAAGGACACCCTGCCGCTGCTGCTGTTCCTGCCCAACGTCATCACGATCCTGGGCCTGTGTGCCGGTCTGACGGCGATCCGCTTCATCATGGTGGGGCGGTTCGACTTTGCGGTGATGCTGATCATCTTCGCGGCGGTGATCGACGGGCTCGACGGGCTGCTGGCCCGACGCCTGAATGCGCAAAGCACCATCGGGGCGGAGCTGGACACGCTGGCCGATTTCCTGAGCTTCGGCGTGGCCCCGGCGCTGCTGGTGTTCCAGTTCGCTCTGGCGGGCACCTACAGCACCAACTGGATCTTCGTGCTGGTCTACACCATCTGCGCCTGCCTGCGCCTTGCGCGCTTCAACGTCCACCGCGACGCGCCCCAGCCGGTCGGCAAGCCGCATTTCATCGGCGTGCCGGCCCCCGGCGGCGCGCTGCTGGCGCTGCTGCCGGTGTTCCTGACCCTGCAGGGCACGCTGGATGCCACGAACTTTCCGATGGCCTACGGCGTCTATCTCGGGCTGGTCGGGGTGCTGATGACCAGCCGGGTGCCCACCCTTTCGTCCAAGGCGGTGCGGGTGCCGCGCGACAAGTCGAAACTTGTGCTGATCGGGGCTGCGATCTTCATGGGGCTTCTGGTCACGCGCTTCTGGCTGCTGATGGTGCTGGTCGGCATTGCCTACATGTGCGTGATCCTGTGGAACGTGTTCAACTACCTGCGCGGCCGCCCGATCTGA
- a CDS encoding Lrp/AsnC family transcriptional regulator, protein MDLDATDRRILTVLQQEGRITNAELSERVNLSPSACHRRVQRLEADRFIRAYVALLDARRLGKPTTVFVEITLQGQADEVLEAFEREVARVPDILECHLMAGTADYLLKIVAQDTEDFARIHRRYLSRLPGVAQMHSSFALRTVVQTTALSV, encoded by the coding sequence ATGGACCTTGACGCGACAGACCGCCGAATCCTGACCGTTCTGCAGCAAGAGGGGCGGATCACCAATGCCGAGCTTTCCGAACGGGTGAACCTGTCGCCCTCGGCCTGCCACCGCCGCGTGCAGCGGCTGGAGGCCGACCGCTTCATCCGCGCCTATGTGGCGTTGCTGGATGCCCGCCGGCTGGGAAAGCCGACCACCGTCTTTGTCGAGATCACCCTCCAGGGACAGGCCGACGAGGTGCTGGAAGCCTTTGAGCGCGAGGTGGCGCGGGTGCCCGACATTCTGGAATGCCACCTGATGGCGGGCACGGCCGACTATCTGTTGAAGATCGTGGCGCAGGACACCGAAGACTTCGCCCGCATCCACCGCCGCTACCTGTCGCGCCTGCCGGGCGTGGCGCAGATGCATTCCAGCTTTGCCCTGCGCACCGTGGTGCAGACCACGGCGCTTTCGGTGTAG